Part of the Pyrobaculum calidifontis JCM 11548 genome, TCGCGCCTAAGGACGTGACGACGTATAAGTACATGGAGCAGAGGGAGACCTACCCCGTCCAGTTGCCCGAGGGGTTCTACGCCAGAGTGAAGCTCACTGTCCACGTGTTAAACAAGAGGGGGGACTCCAAGGGCGCGCGCGCCGTGGCGCAGGACCTGCGGGAGCTCCTCATTGAACGTGTCCGGAAGATAGCGGTTTTAGTGGCCACGAAGCCCGACGTAGTAAGCGACCAAGGCTTCTTAGAGAGGCTGACGCCCGAGGAGAAGGCCTTGTTGAACTCGATGTACGTCTCTATCTCCTCCTTTATCGCCGCAGTGATGCCATAGCTCTCTCAATAATCGCCACCACGTCTTTCGCCACCTCGCCCGCCGGCCTCCCGGCGTCTATCACGGGGTAGCCCTCTGCGCGGGCCCTCGTAAGGTAGATCTCTCGCACGCGTCTGAGGAACTCCACGTCTTCAAATTTCTCAAGTCTCTCCCTCGCCTTGATCCTCTTTATAGCCTCCGCCGGGTCCACGTCGAGGATTATAGTGAGGTGGGGCCTGGGCACTACGGAGTTTATGTACAGTATATACTCGATGGGCACCCCCGCCGCCCCTTGGTACGCGATGGAGGATTCTACATATCTCTCGGTTATGACTATATACCCCTCCCTCAGCTTGGGCTCAATCTCCCTCTTGTAGTGCTCAACTCGGTCTGCTGCGAAGAGTAGCGCATCGACGTGGGGATCCGCCGTGCCCCCCCTCAGCGCCCACTCCTTCAGCAACCTCCCAATGGGCCCGCCGCTGGGCTCCCTCGTGACGTAGACACGGGGCAGAGCCTTGGCCACCTCCGCTATCACCGTCGTTTTTCCACTGCCGTCTATCCCTTCTACTGCGATGAACACGTGCCCTCTCTGCGGGCTTTAAAAATCTCTACTGTTTCCCGCTCTGTAGGTACAGGAGTATGCCTCTAGCCGCTAAGACGCCCGTGGCGGCGGCCACGTTTATGCCCCGGGACAGCCCCGCGCCGTCTCCGGCGACGAATAGGCCGGGCACCGTGGTCATTAAGTTCTTGTCGACGGTGGGCCTGGCGGAGTAGTACTTAATCTCGGGAGCGTAGATCAAGGTCTGCGGGCTCGCCACGCCGGGGGCCAGCTCGTCCAGCTTCTTCAGCCCCTCAATTATGTCCTCCACTATGCGGTGGGGGAGGGCCAGGGATATGTCGCCGGGCGTCACGTCCTTCAGCGTGGGAGAGATGCTGGAGCGCCTAATTCTATCCCAAGTGGAGCGCTGGCCCCG contains:
- the tmk gene encoding dTMP kinase, whose amino-acid sequence is MFIAVEGIDGSGKTTVIAEVAKALPRVYVTREPSGGPIGRLLKEWALRGGTADPHVDALLFAADRVEHYKREIEPKLREGYIVITERYVESSIAYQGAAGVPIEYILYINSVVPRPHLTIILDVDPAEAIKRIKARERLEKFEDVEFLRRVREIYLTRARAEGYPVIDAGRPAGEVAKDVVAIIERAMASLRR
- a CDS encoding DNA replication complex GINS family protein, translating into MYQGILNDYRVRVVFKKDVALPLLGVSYKANTEADLPLYLALSLEEVGAVEIDEGSLIAPKDVTTYKYMEQRETYPVQLPEGFYARVKLTVHVLNKRGDSKGARAVAQDLRELLIERVRKIAVLVATKPDVVSDQGFLERLTPEEKALLNSMYVSISSFIAAVMP